AACTGAGCCTCTCCCCACAGTTCAGCCCGAGGTGAGCATCTTCCTGTCGGGGGACGGGAGCCGCGTGTGGTGTTTCACCACGGGCTTCTACCCGCGCTCCATCGAGGTGAACCTGGTGCGGGACGGCCTGGTCCTGGGTGAGAGCCGCTCCCACGGGACGCTGCCCAACCACAACGGCACCTTCCAGCAGAGCCGCTGGGCCCACGTGGAGCCCGGGGACACGGCCCCGCTCTCCTGTCGTGTGGAGCACCCGGGGCTGTCCGAGCCCCTCGAGGTCTTCCTGGgtgagtggggg
The sequence above is a segment of the Amblyraja radiata isolate CabotCenter1 unplaced genomic scaffold, sAmbRad1.1.pri scaffold_544_ctg1, whole genome shotgun sequence genome. Coding sequences within it:
- the LOC116970125 gene encoding IgG receptor FcRn large subunit p51-like, giving the protein PLPTVQPEVSIFLSGDGSRVWCFTTGFYPRSIEVNLVRDGLVLGESRSHGTLPNHNGTFQQSRWAHVEPGDTAPLSCRVEHPGLSEPLEVFLVRKSSIKMPLIAVLVVLAVLAVAMGGVLYWKKRQAGTTGYNPTLSWVRGEHSSNSSDTA